The following are from one region of the Salvia hispanica cultivar TCC Black 2014 chromosome 1, UniMelb_Shisp_WGS_1.0, whole genome shotgun sequence genome:
- the LOC125223990 gene encoding non-specific phospholipase C3-like — protein sequence MPETPTDYPIKTVVILVQENRSFDHMLGWMKSINPEIDGVTGQESNPLSTSDLSSSRVSYGHQSGNVEPDPGHSFEACYEQIYGVPWSQESASNHNLHPTMEGFAQQAETIEKGMANIVMNGFKPEQLPVYKELVSEYAVCDRWFSSAPTLTQPNRLFIHSATSHGATENDTKMLIEGYPQKTIFESVEEGGHSFGIYYQYPPSTLFYRNLRKLKYIDNFHQFDLSFKRHCKEGKLPNYVVIEQRYFETILAPGNDDHPPHDVSEGQKFIKEVYEALRSSPQWNEILFIIIYDEHGGFYDHVPTPATGVPSPDDIVGPEPYNFKFDRLGVRVPAILISPWIEPGTVLHGPSGPYPTSEYEHSSIPATVKKIFNLKSFLTKRDAWAGTFECVINRTSPRTNCPVELSEPGKMREREANEEVGLTEFQKELVQMCAALRGDHGEVKDMKVVEAVDYVGGAYRKFLDDCHSAVKNGEDESHIVCLAHQPQQKRVSKSFAGKLFACCACGRDQAVQ from the exons ATGCCTGAGACTCCCACAGATTACCCCATCAAGACAGTTGTGATCCTAGTCCAAGAAAACCGATCATTCGATCATATGCTAGGATGGATGAAATCCATCAACCCTGAAATCGATGGTGTCACAGGCCAAGAATCCAACCCTCTATCCACCTCCGATCTCAGCTCGAGTCGCGTCTCCTATGGTCACCAATCCGGAAACGTTGAGCCTGATCCCGGCCACTCTTTTGAAGCATGCTACGAGCAAATCTATGGCGTTCCATGGAGTCAGGAGTCAGCCTCTAACCACAACCTGCATCCTACAATGGAAGGCTTTGCTCAGCAAGCGGAGACCATAGAGAAAGGAATGGCCAACATAGTGATGAACGGCTTCAAGCCGGAGCAGCTGCCTGTTTACAAGGAGCTGGTATCAGAGTATGCAGTTTGTGATCGATGGTTCTCTTCCGCTCCCACTTTGACACAGCCAAACAGGCTCTTCATACACTCTGCAACGTCCCACGGTGCAACAGAAAACGACACGAAGATGCTGATTGAAGGCTATCCACAGAAGACCATCTTTGAGTCTGTGGAGGAGGGAGGTCACTCATTTGGGATATACTATCAGTATCCTCCTTCAACTCTCTTCTACAG GAACCTGAGAAAATTGAAGTACATAGACAACTTCCATCAATTTGATCTGAGCTTCAAAAGGCACTGCAAGGAGGGGAAGCTACCAAACTACGTAGTGATCGAACAGAGGTATTTCGAGACAATACTGGCCCCGGGAAACGACGATCACCCACCCCACGACGTCTCAGAAGGCCAGAAATTCATCAAGGAAGTGTACGAGGCACTTCGATCAAGCCCACAGTGGAATGAAATCCTATTCATCATCATATATGACGAGCACGGCGGATTCTACGATCACGTGCCCACCCCCGCCACCGGGGTCCCTAGTCCAGACGACATCGTTGGCCCCGAGCCTTACAACTTCAAATTCGACCGCCTCGGCGTCAGAGTCCCCGCAATCTTGATTTCCCCTTGGATTGAGCCTGGAACAG TGCTGCATGGACCTTCCGGGCCATATCCGACGTCGGAATACGAGCATTCATCGATTCCGGCCACGGTGAAGAAGATTTTCAATCTGAAAAGCTTCTTAACAAAGCGAGACGCTTGGGCGGGGACTTTCGAGTGTGTGATAAACAGGACTAGTCCACGAACAAACTGCCCCG TTGAGCTGTCGGAGCCGGGGAAGATGAGGGAGAGGGAGGCGAACGAGGAGGTGGGGCTGACGGAGTTTCAGAAGGAGCTGGTGCAGATGTGTGCGGCGTTGAGAGGCGATCATGGAGAGGTGAAGGATATGAAGGTGGTTGAGGCGGTTGATTACGTGGGAGGCGCGTATCGGAAGTTCTTGGATGACTGCCACAGCGCGGTGAAGAATGGAGAGGATGAGTCGCATATTGTATGCCTCGCGCATCAGCCGCAGCAAAAGCGTGTTTCAAAGTCCTTTGCCGGGAAACTCTTCGCCTGCTGCGCTTGTGGCCGCGATCAGGCTGTtcaatga
- the LOC125201138 gene encoding uncharacterized protein LOC125201138 isoform X2, translating to MLSGNNPANGHKDNRNGGNQEQSLESASSYNLEASSVPKNSKGKENLSHSPDQDMMELYSRKRAQEKEIMYLREQIALASIKESQMLNEKYALERKFSELRMALDEKQNEVINSASNELARRKGDLEVNLNLLNELKVAEDEKHIFKSSMLMILDEFGALPHVTNASALTNSIKHLHDQLQLKIRTSHARLVELNSMTGDNSRNSYIDKEIPSLRPESSPFPSSSVGFRGFSQYGHYIDGKNMEPADDMSRYMQADDPNKNLRQSVEMHQPPDNEHFQRTSPNFDRSKIEYRNPESHMVDIMHERNGLLSGSEQRAVEQYPRSPMMQVDRVASFGSEDGPGIENFQIIGEAKPGCKLLGCGFPVRGTSLCMFQWVRHYPDGTRQYIEGATNPEYVVTADDVDKFIAVECIPMDEQGRQGELVRIFANENNKITCDADMQEEIDAYISKGSATFGVLIILDSSAEIWEPATLLLRRSGFQIKDGRKQDVIISDKYSKELSIKIPNGLPAQFVLISSDGSSYPLSTSDDIRLRDTVVLTMRIFQSKALDEKRKSKA from the exons ATGTTGTCTGGTAATAATCCTGCTAATGGCCACAAGGATAACCGTAACGGTGGAAATCAAGAACAAAGTTTGGAATCTGCAAGCAG TTACAACCTGGAAGCATCTTCTGTACCTAAAAATTCGAAGGGTAAAGAAAACTTGAGCCACTCGCCAGACCAAGATATGATG GAACTTTACTCCCGGAAAAGAGCTCAAGAGAAAGAAATTATGTATCTTCGTGAACAAATTGCTCTTGCCAGTATCAAA GAATCCCAGATGCTGAATGAGAAATATGCACTTGAGAGGAAATTCTCCGAGTTACGAATG GCTCTAGATGAAAAGCAAAATGAAGTTATAAATTCTGCATCAAATGAGTTGGCACGGAGGAAAGGCGATCTTGaagtaaatttaaatttgctTAATGAATTAAAG GTTGCTGAAGATGAGAAACATATCTTCAAATCATCCATGCTTATGATATTGGACGAGTTTGGGGCTTTGCCTCATGTTACCAATGCATCAGCCCTTACCAACAGCATCAAG CACTTACATGATCAACTCCAATTGAAGATTAGAACATCACAT GCCAGACTTGTAGAATTGAATTCCATGACTGGAGATAATTCCAGAAACAGTTATATTGATAAAGAAATTCCAAGTTTAAGACCCGAGAGTAGCCCATTTCCTAGCAGTTCGGTG GGTTTCCGCGGGTTTTCTCAGTATGGGCATTATATTGATGGGAAAAATATGGAACCAGCTGATGACATGTCAAGATATATGCAAGCTGATGATCCTAACAAAAACCTGAGGCAGAGTGTTGAGATGCATCAACCACCTGATAATGAGCATTTTCAAAGGACATCTCCCAACTTTGACAG GTCAAAAATAGAGTACAGAAATCCCGAAAGCCATATGGTAGACATTATGCATGAAAGAAATGGGCTCCTGTCAGGATCTGAGCAAAGAGCTGTTGAGCAATATCCCCGTTCACCGATGATGCAAGTAGATAGAGTTGCTTCTTTTGGTTCAGAAG ATGGTCCTGGAATTGAGAACTTTCAAATAATCGGGGAAGCTAAACCAGGATGCAAACTGTTAGGCTGTGGATTTCCTGTACGCGGAACATCTCTCTGCATGTTTCAG TGGGTTCGTCATTATCCAGATGGGACAAGGCAGTATATTGAAG gaGCCACCAATCCAGAGTACGTAGTGACAGCTGATGatgttgataaatttattgCTGTTGAGTGTATACCAATGGATGAACAAGGACGACAG GGTGAGCTCGTCAGGATCTTCGCCAATGAAAACAACAAGATTACTTGTG ATGCGGATATGCAGGAGGAGATTGATGCTTATATTTCTAAAGGATCGGCAACATTTGGTGTCCTAATCATT CTAGATTCTTCTGCTGAGATTTGGGAGCCAGCAACTCTATTGCTGAGGCGATCGGGTTTTCAGATTAAGGATGGGAGAAAACAGGATGTTATAATCTCAGATAAATATTCTAAAGAATTATCG ATCAAAATACCAAACGGCTTGCCAGCGCAGTTTGTCCTGATCAGTTCAGATGGCTCATCTTATCCTTTAAGTACAAGTGATGACATACG ACTGCGAGATACAGTTGTGCTGACAATGAGAATCTTCCAGAGCAAG GCTCTAGACGAGAAGCGGAAGAGTAAAGCTTGA
- the LOC125202640 gene encoding non-specific phospholipase C4-like, protein MASPIKTIVVLVQENRSFDHMLGWMKTLNPEINGVTGTESNPLPGSNGLLFQDGSAYVNPDPGHSIQDVYEQVFGVEWTPETAASNPEPTMTGFAQNAERKEAGMSSTVMSGFSPDSVAVYKELISEFAVCDRWFAAVPASTQPNRLFVHSATSSGASSNVTSQLIAGYPQKTIFESLHEEDYTFGIYYQYPPSTLFYRNLRQLKFIFNFHQFDLSFKRHCEEGTLPNYVVVEQRFFDLAVLPGNDDHPSHDVYEGQKFVKEVYEALRASPQWNEMLFVIIYDEHGGFYDHVPTPVTGVPSPDGLVGPEPYNFQFDRLGVRVPAIFISPWIEKGTVVHGPSGPTPTSEFEHSSIPATVKKIFNLKEFLTKRDEWAGTFDVALNRTSPRTDCPVTLGEPSKLREAEANEAAILCDFQEDLVQLAAVLCGDKRSEADFPPEQIAEMTVAQGAEYVKTAFDKFLNECNKAREEGADGSTICIPPKTGDAAAKPADSNSFASKLIDCLGCGRD, encoded by the exons ATGGCATCTCCGATCAAAACAATAGTAGTTCTAGTCCAAGAAAACCGGTCATTCGACCACATGCTAGGATGGATGAAAACCCTAAACCCGGAAATCAACGGCGTCACGGGCACCGAATCCAACCCGCTACCCGGCTCCAACGGCCTCCTCTTCCAAGACGGGTCGGCCTACGTCAACCCGGACCCGGGCCACTCCATCCAAGACGTCTACGAGCAAGTCTTCGGCGTGGAGTGGACCCCGGAGACCGCGGCCTCAAACCCCGAACCCACCATGACCGGCTTCGCCCAAAACGCGGAGCGAAAAGAGGCCGGCATGTCCTCCACCGTCATGAGCGGCTTCTCCCCGGACTCCGTCGCCGTCTACAAGGAGCTCATCTCCGAGTTCGCCGTCTGCGACCGCTGGTTCGCGGCGGTCCCGGCCTCGACGCAGCCCAACCGCCTCTTCGTCCACTCCGCCACCTCCAGCGGCGCCTCCAGCAACGTCACCAGCCAGCTCATCGCCGGCTACCCGCAGAAAACCATCTTCGAGTCATTGCACGAAGAGGACTACACCTTCGGAATCTACTACCAATACCCGCCGTCCACATTGTTTTACCGGAATCTGAGACAGCTCAAGTTCATTTTCAACTTCCACCAGTTCGATCTGTCGTTCAAGCGCCACTGCGAGGAGGGGACGCTGCCGAACTATGTGGTGGTGGAGCAGCGCTTCTTCGACTTGGCGGTACTTCCCGGGAACGACGATCACCCGTCCCACGACGTCTACGAGGGCCAGAAGTTCGTGAAGGAGGTTTACGAGGCGCTGAGGGCGAGTCCGCAGTGGAATGAGATGCTGTTTGTGATTATTTACGATGAGCACGGTGGATTTTACGACCACGTTCCGACTCCGGTCACGGGCGTTCCTAGCCCCGACGGGCTTGTGGGCCCCGAGCCGTACAATTTCCAGTTCGACCGCCTTGGGGTTAGGGTTCCGGCCATTTTTATATCCCCGTGGATCGAGAAAGGCACCG TTGTACATGGGCCTTCAGGGCCAACTCCAACGTCAGAATTCGAGCACTCGTCTATACCGGCAACCGTTAAAAAGATATTCAATCTAAAGGAGTTTTTGACGAAACGAGACGAATGGGCTGGCACTTTTGACGTTGCTTTGAACAGGACCAGCCCTAGAACCGATTGTCCTG TGACCCTAGGTGAACCATCGAAACTGCGGGAGGCAGAGGCGAACGAGGCTGCGATACTATGCGATTTCCAAGAAGATCTGGTGCAGTTGGCCGCGGTTCTGTGCGGTGACAAGCGCAGCGAGGCGGACTTCCCACCCGAGCAAATCGCGGAAATGACGGTGGCACAAGGAGCCGAGTATGTGAAGACTGCGTTCGACAAATTCCTGAATGAATGCAACAAGGCCAGGGAAGAAGGCGCCGATGGATCCACCATTTGCATACCACCTAAAACCGGCGACGCCGCTGCCAAACCGGCTGATTCCAACTCCTTCGCCTCCAAATTGATCGATTGCCTTGGTTGTGGTCGTGATTGA
- the LOC125201138 gene encoding uncharacterized protein LOC125201138 isoform X1 — MLSGNNPANGHKDNRNGGNQEQSLESASSYNLEASSVPKNSKGKENLSHSPDQDMMELYSRKRAQEKEIMYLREQIALASIKESQMLNEKYALERKFSELRMALDEKQNEVINSASNELARRKGDLEVNLNLLNELKVAEDEKHIFKSSMLMILDEFGALPHVTNASALTNSIKHLHDQLQLKIRTSHARLVELNSMTGDNSRNSYIDKEIPSLRPESSPFPSSSVGFRGFSQYGHYIDGKNMEPADDMSRYMQADDPNKNLRQSVEMHQPPDNEHFQRTSPNFDRSKIEYRNPESHMVDIMHERNGLLSGSEQRAVEQYPRSPMMQVDRVASFGSEEDGPGIENFQIIGEAKPGCKLLGCGFPVRGTSLCMFQWVRHYPDGTRQYIEGATNPEYVVTADDVDKFIAVECIPMDEQGRQGELVRIFANENNKITCDADMQEEIDAYISKGSATFGVLIILDSSAEIWEPATLLLRRSGFQIKDGRKQDVIISDKYSKELSIKIPNGLPAQFVLISSDGSSYPLSTSDDIRLRDTVVLTMRIFQSKALDEKRKSKA; from the exons ATGTTGTCTGGTAATAATCCTGCTAATGGCCACAAGGATAACCGTAACGGTGGAAATCAAGAACAAAGTTTGGAATCTGCAAGCAG TTACAACCTGGAAGCATCTTCTGTACCTAAAAATTCGAAGGGTAAAGAAAACTTGAGCCACTCGCCAGACCAAGATATGATG GAACTTTACTCCCGGAAAAGAGCTCAAGAGAAAGAAATTATGTATCTTCGTGAACAAATTGCTCTTGCCAGTATCAAA GAATCCCAGATGCTGAATGAGAAATATGCACTTGAGAGGAAATTCTCCGAGTTACGAATG GCTCTAGATGAAAAGCAAAATGAAGTTATAAATTCTGCATCAAATGAGTTGGCACGGAGGAAAGGCGATCTTGaagtaaatttaaatttgctTAATGAATTAAAG GTTGCTGAAGATGAGAAACATATCTTCAAATCATCCATGCTTATGATATTGGACGAGTTTGGGGCTTTGCCTCATGTTACCAATGCATCAGCCCTTACCAACAGCATCAAG CACTTACATGATCAACTCCAATTGAAGATTAGAACATCACAT GCCAGACTTGTAGAATTGAATTCCATGACTGGAGATAATTCCAGAAACAGTTATATTGATAAAGAAATTCCAAGTTTAAGACCCGAGAGTAGCCCATTTCCTAGCAGTTCGGTG GGTTTCCGCGGGTTTTCTCAGTATGGGCATTATATTGATGGGAAAAATATGGAACCAGCTGATGACATGTCAAGATATATGCAAGCTGATGATCCTAACAAAAACCTGAGGCAGAGTGTTGAGATGCATCAACCACCTGATAATGAGCATTTTCAAAGGACATCTCCCAACTTTGACAG GTCAAAAATAGAGTACAGAAATCCCGAAAGCCATATGGTAGACATTATGCATGAAAGAAATGGGCTCCTGTCAGGATCTGAGCAAAGAGCTGTTGAGCAATATCCCCGTTCACCGATGATGCAAGTAGATAGAGTTGCTTCTTTTGGTTCAGAAG AAGATGGTCCTGGAATTGAGAACTTTCAAATAATCGGGGAAGCTAAACCAGGATGCAAACTGTTAGGCTGTGGATTTCCTGTACGCGGAACATCTCTCTGCATGTTTCAG TGGGTTCGTCATTATCCAGATGGGACAAGGCAGTATATTGAAG gaGCCACCAATCCAGAGTACGTAGTGACAGCTGATGatgttgataaatttattgCTGTTGAGTGTATACCAATGGATGAACAAGGACGACAG GGTGAGCTCGTCAGGATCTTCGCCAATGAAAACAACAAGATTACTTGTG ATGCGGATATGCAGGAGGAGATTGATGCTTATATTTCTAAAGGATCGGCAACATTTGGTGTCCTAATCATT CTAGATTCTTCTGCTGAGATTTGGGAGCCAGCAACTCTATTGCTGAGGCGATCGGGTTTTCAGATTAAGGATGGGAGAAAACAGGATGTTATAATCTCAGATAAATATTCTAAAGAATTATCG ATCAAAATACCAAACGGCTTGCCAGCGCAGTTTGTCCTGATCAGTTCAGATGGCTCATCTTATCCTTTAAGTACAAGTGATGACATACG ACTGCGAGATACAGTTGTGCTGACAATGAGAATCTTCCAGAGCAAG GCTCTAGACGAGAAGCGGAAGAGTAAAGCTTGA
- the LOC125201138 gene encoding uncharacterized protein LOC125201138 isoform X3, translating into MLSGNNPANGHKDNRNGGNQEQSLESASSYNLEASSVPKNSKGKENLSHSPDQDMMELYSRKRAQEKEIMYLREQIALASIKESQMLNEKYALERKFSELRMALDEKQNEVINSASNELARRKGDLEVNLNLLNELKVAEDEKHIFKSSMLMILDEFGALPHVTNASALTNSIKHLHDQLQLKIRTSHGFRGFSQYGHYIDGKNMEPADDMSRYMQADDPNKNLRQSVEMHQPPDNEHFQRTSPNFDRSKIEYRNPESHMVDIMHERNGLLSGSEQRAVEQYPRSPMMQVDRVASFGSEEDGPGIENFQIIGEAKPGCKLLGCGFPVRGTSLCMFQWVRHYPDGTRQYIEGATNPEYVVTADDVDKFIAVECIPMDEQGRQGELVRIFANENNKITCDADMQEEIDAYISKGSATFGVLIILDSSAEIWEPATLLLRRSGFQIKDGRKQDVIISDKYSKELSIKIPNGLPAQFVLISSDGSSYPLSTSDDIRLRDTVVLTMRIFQSKALDEKRKSKA; encoded by the exons ATGTTGTCTGGTAATAATCCTGCTAATGGCCACAAGGATAACCGTAACGGTGGAAATCAAGAACAAAGTTTGGAATCTGCAAGCAG TTACAACCTGGAAGCATCTTCTGTACCTAAAAATTCGAAGGGTAAAGAAAACTTGAGCCACTCGCCAGACCAAGATATGATG GAACTTTACTCCCGGAAAAGAGCTCAAGAGAAAGAAATTATGTATCTTCGTGAACAAATTGCTCTTGCCAGTATCAAA GAATCCCAGATGCTGAATGAGAAATATGCACTTGAGAGGAAATTCTCCGAGTTACGAATG GCTCTAGATGAAAAGCAAAATGAAGTTATAAATTCTGCATCAAATGAGTTGGCACGGAGGAAAGGCGATCTTGaagtaaatttaaatttgctTAATGAATTAAAG GTTGCTGAAGATGAGAAACATATCTTCAAATCATCCATGCTTATGATATTGGACGAGTTTGGGGCTTTGCCTCATGTTACCAATGCATCAGCCCTTACCAACAGCATCAAG CACTTACATGATCAACTCCAATTGAAGATTAGAACATCACAT GGTTTCCGCGGGTTTTCTCAGTATGGGCATTATATTGATGGGAAAAATATGGAACCAGCTGATGACATGTCAAGATATATGCAAGCTGATGATCCTAACAAAAACCTGAGGCAGAGTGTTGAGATGCATCAACCACCTGATAATGAGCATTTTCAAAGGACATCTCCCAACTTTGACAG GTCAAAAATAGAGTACAGAAATCCCGAAAGCCATATGGTAGACATTATGCATGAAAGAAATGGGCTCCTGTCAGGATCTGAGCAAAGAGCTGTTGAGCAATATCCCCGTTCACCGATGATGCAAGTAGATAGAGTTGCTTCTTTTGGTTCAGAAG AAGATGGTCCTGGAATTGAGAACTTTCAAATAATCGGGGAAGCTAAACCAGGATGCAAACTGTTAGGCTGTGGATTTCCTGTACGCGGAACATCTCTCTGCATGTTTCAG TGGGTTCGTCATTATCCAGATGGGACAAGGCAGTATATTGAAG gaGCCACCAATCCAGAGTACGTAGTGACAGCTGATGatgttgataaatttattgCTGTTGAGTGTATACCAATGGATGAACAAGGACGACAG GGTGAGCTCGTCAGGATCTTCGCCAATGAAAACAACAAGATTACTTGTG ATGCGGATATGCAGGAGGAGATTGATGCTTATATTTCTAAAGGATCGGCAACATTTGGTGTCCTAATCATT CTAGATTCTTCTGCTGAGATTTGGGAGCCAGCAACTCTATTGCTGAGGCGATCGGGTTTTCAGATTAAGGATGGGAGAAAACAGGATGTTATAATCTCAGATAAATATTCTAAAGAATTATCG ATCAAAATACCAAACGGCTTGCCAGCGCAGTTTGTCCTGATCAGTTCAGATGGCTCATCTTATCCTTTAAGTACAAGTGATGACATACG ACTGCGAGATACAGTTGTGCTGACAATGAGAATCTTCCAGAGCAAG GCTCTAGACGAGAAGCGGAAGAGTAAAGCTTGA
- the LOC125224000 gene encoding RING-H2 finger protein ATL51-like: MGSVGNPNPWAPYENYRDCSQGICSIYCPQFCYLIFPPPPPSDDDSGAPFSPLIIAIIGVLASAFLLVSYYTLVTRYCRRRRGGGGGGSEGRGGGGDDSSPEQWQVAQDGLDESLIKTITVCKYKKGEGLIEGTDCAVCLSEFEDDESLRLLPKCSHAFHLPCIDTWLKSQSNCPLCRASVVVVVHHPSPPPIPANLHQSSPPPPATANSYQFERRDDELVLVVDDQSSHSQEMVVIEADAGEDENPQIGEDQYRRSVSLDTFPQQLLISDILKFEDIDEQGQNWRGVGSSKGFLRSPASMKRSISTGGFVFRINEAAAKF; this comes from the coding sequence AtggggagtgttggaaatcCAAATCCATGGGCTCCTTATGAGAACTACAGAGATTGCTCACAGGGGATTTGCAGCATCTACTGCCCTCAATTCTGCTACTTGATCTtccctcctccgccgccgtccGACGACGATTCCGGCGCCCCCTTCTCCCCTCTCATAATCGCCATCATCGGCGTGCTTGCCAGCGCCTTCCTCCTCGTCAGCTACTACACTCTCGTCACGAGGTACTGCCGGCGGAGgaggggcggcggcggcggaggatcGGAGGGccgcggcggaggaggagacGATTCGTCGCCGGAGCAGTGGCAGGTGGCGCAGGACGGGCTGGACGAGTCGCTGATCAAGACCATCACCGTCTGCAAGTACAAAAAGGGGGAAGGGTTGATCGAGGGCACCGATTGCGCCGTCTGCCTCAGCGAATTCGAGGACGACGAATCGCTGCGGCTCCTCCCCAAATGCAGCCACGCATTTCACCTCCCCTGCATCGACACGTGGCTCAAATCGCAGTCCAATTGCCCCCTCTGCCGCGCCAGCGTCGTCGTCGTGGTGCATCACCCTTCCCCTCCTCCGATTCCAGCCAATCTCCATCAATCGTCGCCTCCGCCGCCGGCGACGGCGAATTCCTACCAATTTGAGAGGCGAGACGACGAATTGGTGCTGGTGGTGGATGATCAGAGCTCACACTCTCAAGAGATGGTCGTGATTGAAGCCGACGCCGGCGAGGATGAAAACCCCCAAATTGGGGAGGATCAGTATAGACGATCGGTATCCCTAGACACATTTCCGCAGCAGCTATTGATCTCTGATATTCTGAAATTTGAAGATATCGACGAGCAAGGACAGAATTGGAGAGGCGTTGGATCGTCGAAGGGCTTTCTGCGAAGCCCGGCCTCGATGAAGAGGTCGATTTCAACCGGTGGATTCGTGTTCCGAATCAATGAGGCCGCTGCCAAATTTTAG
- the LOC125201138 gene encoding uncharacterized protein LOC125201138 isoform X4, translating into MLSGNNPANGHKDNRNGGNQEQSLESASSYNLEASSVPKNSKGKENLSHSPDQDMMELYSRKRAQEKEIMYLREQIALASIKESQMLNEKYALERKFSELRMALDEKQNEVINSASNELARRKGDLEVNLNLLNELKVAEDEKHIFKSSMLMILDEFGALPHVTNASALTNSIKHLHDQLQLKIRTSHYGHYIDGKNMEPADDMSRYMQADDPNKNLRQSVEMHQPPDNEHFQRTSPNFDRSKIEYRNPESHMVDIMHERNGLLSGSEQRAVEQYPRSPMMQVDRVASFGSEEDGPGIENFQIIGEAKPGCKLLGCGFPVRGTSLCMFQWVRHYPDGTRQYIEGATNPEYVVTADDVDKFIAVECIPMDEQGRQGELVRIFANENNKITCDADMQEEIDAYISKGSATFGVLIILDSSAEIWEPATLLLRRSGFQIKDGRKQDVIISDKYSKELSIKIPNGLPAQFVLISSDGSSYPLSTSDDIRLRDTVVLTMRIFQSKALDEKRKSKA; encoded by the exons ATGTTGTCTGGTAATAATCCTGCTAATGGCCACAAGGATAACCGTAACGGTGGAAATCAAGAACAAAGTTTGGAATCTGCAAGCAG TTACAACCTGGAAGCATCTTCTGTACCTAAAAATTCGAAGGGTAAAGAAAACTTGAGCCACTCGCCAGACCAAGATATGATG GAACTTTACTCCCGGAAAAGAGCTCAAGAGAAAGAAATTATGTATCTTCGTGAACAAATTGCTCTTGCCAGTATCAAA GAATCCCAGATGCTGAATGAGAAATATGCACTTGAGAGGAAATTCTCCGAGTTACGAATG GCTCTAGATGAAAAGCAAAATGAAGTTATAAATTCTGCATCAAATGAGTTGGCACGGAGGAAAGGCGATCTTGaagtaaatttaaatttgctTAATGAATTAAAG GTTGCTGAAGATGAGAAACATATCTTCAAATCATCCATGCTTATGATATTGGACGAGTTTGGGGCTTTGCCTCATGTTACCAATGCATCAGCCCTTACCAACAGCATCAAG CACTTACATGATCAACTCCAATTGAAGATTAGAACATCACAT TATGGGCATTATATTGATGGGAAAAATATGGAACCAGCTGATGACATGTCAAGATATATGCAAGCTGATGATCCTAACAAAAACCTGAGGCAGAGTGTTGAGATGCATCAACCACCTGATAATGAGCATTTTCAAAGGACATCTCCCAACTTTGACAG GTCAAAAATAGAGTACAGAAATCCCGAAAGCCATATGGTAGACATTATGCATGAAAGAAATGGGCTCCTGTCAGGATCTGAGCAAAGAGCTGTTGAGCAATATCCCCGTTCACCGATGATGCAAGTAGATAGAGTTGCTTCTTTTGGTTCAGAAG AAGATGGTCCTGGAATTGAGAACTTTCAAATAATCGGGGAAGCTAAACCAGGATGCAAACTGTTAGGCTGTGGATTTCCTGTACGCGGAACATCTCTCTGCATGTTTCAG TGGGTTCGTCATTATCCAGATGGGACAAGGCAGTATATTGAAG gaGCCACCAATCCAGAGTACGTAGTGACAGCTGATGatgttgataaatttattgCTGTTGAGTGTATACCAATGGATGAACAAGGACGACAG GGTGAGCTCGTCAGGATCTTCGCCAATGAAAACAACAAGATTACTTGTG ATGCGGATATGCAGGAGGAGATTGATGCTTATATTTCTAAAGGATCGGCAACATTTGGTGTCCTAATCATT CTAGATTCTTCTGCTGAGATTTGGGAGCCAGCAACTCTATTGCTGAGGCGATCGGGTTTTCAGATTAAGGATGGGAGAAAACAGGATGTTATAATCTCAGATAAATATTCTAAAGAATTATCG ATCAAAATACCAAACGGCTTGCCAGCGCAGTTTGTCCTGATCAGTTCAGATGGCTCATCTTATCCTTTAAGTACAAGTGATGACATACG ACTGCGAGATACAGTTGTGCTGACAATGAGAATCTTCCAGAGCAAG GCTCTAGACGAGAAGCGGAAGAGTAAAGCTTGA